From a region of the Methylomonas rapida genome:
- the rluD gene encoding 23S rRNA pseudouridine(1911/1915/1917) synthase RluD: MTILTARVPDELAGMRLDQCLAEMFPDYSRSKLQTWIKAGRVLVDGEPMKGRDKLDGGEEIELDAEAEQVVEYDAEDIPLDIVYEDDALLIVNKPAGLVVHPAVGNWTGTLVNALLNHAPSLDTLPRAGIVHRIDKDTSGLLMVAKTLQAHSSLIEQLQERTINREYLALVKGWMTAGGTVDEPIGRHPVDRKRNAVRRDGKEAVTHYRLEQRFKRHTLIRVKLETGRTHQIRVHMAHIHYPLVGDQVYGGRFQMPADCTPALAEALRNFKRQALHAAKLGLDHPETGEYCEWEQPMPEDMQNLIQLLAENELDQA, from the coding sequence ATGACGATATTAACGGCAAGGGTTCCCGATGAATTGGCGGGCATGCGCCTGGATCAGTGTCTGGCGGAGATGTTTCCCGACTATTCCCGCAGCAAACTGCAAACCTGGATCAAGGCCGGCCGGGTGCTGGTCGACGGCGAACCGATGAAAGGTCGCGATAAACTGGACGGCGGCGAGGAAATCGAACTGGATGCCGAAGCCGAACAGGTGGTGGAATATGATGCGGAAGATATCCCGCTGGACATCGTTTACGAAGACGATGCTTTGTTGATCGTCAACAAGCCGGCTGGGCTGGTCGTACATCCTGCGGTCGGCAACTGGACCGGCACCTTGGTCAATGCGCTGCTGAATCATGCGCCCAGCCTGGATACTTTGCCGCGCGCCGGTATCGTGCATCGCATCGACAAGGACACCAGTGGCCTTTTGATGGTGGCCAAAACCTTGCAGGCCCATAGCAGCCTGATCGAGCAATTGCAGGAACGCACGATCAACCGCGAATACCTGGCGCTGGTGAAGGGCTGGATGACCGCCGGCGGCACCGTCGATGAACCGATAGGAAGACACCCTGTCGATCGCAAGCGTAACGCGGTGCGGCGCGACGGCAAGGAGGCGGTCACGCATTACCGTTTGGAACAACGCTTCAAACGCCATACCTTGATTCGAGTCAAGCTGGAAACGGGTCGCACCCATCAGATTCGGGTGCACATGGCGCATATTCATTATCCCTTGGTTGGCGACCAGGTCTACGGCGGCCGATTTCAAATGCCGGCCGATTGCACTCCGGCATTGGCCGAAGCCTTGCGTAATTTCAAGCGCCAGGCCCTGCATGCCGCAAAACTGGGCCTGGATCACCCGGAAACCGGCGAATATTGCGAATGGGAACAGCCGATGCCCGAGGACATGCAAAACCTGATCCAGTTGCTGGCAGAAAATGAACTGGATCAAGCCTGA
- a CDS encoding EexN family lipoprotein: MQKNIILVTASAMILVLSAFKVISAEEPREEDQAKSIAWYVAHVREARAMNQQCHDNPGMQSSLECRNALHALEISFKGGN, encoded by the coding sequence ATGCAAAAAAACATTATTCTTGTTACTGCGTCTGCAATGATATTGGTTTTGAGTGCGTTCAAGGTCATTAGCGCCGAAGAACCGCGCGAGGAAGATCAGGCAAAATCCATAGCCTGGTATGTGGCCCATGTCAGAGAAGCGCGCGCAATGAATCAGCAATGTCATGACAATCCCGGCATGCAGTCCAGTCTGGAATGCCGAAATGCCTTGCATGCCCTGGAAATCAGTTTCAAAGGAGGCAACTGA
- a CDS encoding ankyrin repeat domain-containing protein has product MKISRLLFAVWLTLSLPLQAEDGKDLFAAAATGKLERVQALLAQGIDVNSKIEQDRTPLMAASFNGNLRIVKLLLVYGADVNMADKLGSTALSDAVLFGNEDVVKLLIATGANVNATDSQGTSVLDKAKKLKRDAIVKQLEEAGTKAPAKEETPEPGATDTEAKPEEAKPAEEKP; this is encoded by the coding sequence ATGAAGATAAGCAGGCTGTTGTTTGCCGTCTGGCTGACACTGTCATTACCACTCCAGGCCGAAGACGGCAAGGACCTGTTCGCCGCGGCCGCCACCGGCAAACTTGAGCGCGTCCAGGCTTTGCTTGCGCAAGGCATAGATGTCAACAGCAAGATTGAACAGGACAGAACGCCACTGATGGCGGCCAGCTTTAACGGTAATCTGCGCATCGTCAAATTGCTGCTTGTTTACGGCGCCGATGTCAACATGGCCGATAAACTAGGTTCGACGGCCTTATCCGATGCCGTGCTGTTCGGCAACGAAGATGTCGTCAAGTTGTTGATAGCCACCGGCGCCAATGTCAATGCTACCGATAGTCAAGGTACCAGCGTGCTCGACAAAGCCAAGAAACTTAAGCGCGATGCCATCGTCAAGCAACTGGAAGAAGCGGGAACCAAAGCGCCCGCCAAGGAAGAAACACCAGAACCAGGCGCCACGGATACCGAAGCAAAACCGGAAGAAGCAAAACCCGCCGAAGAAAAACCTTAA
- the pgeF gene encoding peptidoglycan editing factor PgeF, producing the protein MNWIKPDWPLPPHVHAATTLRGGGVSTGSYASLNPAAHVDDIAEHVTVNRQIIRDMLQLPAEPVWLQQVHGTRVVKADQVDKLEEADASYTDQVATVCAVLTADCLPVLFCGDGGDVIGAAHAGWRGLQAGVIAQTLAVMSCREMMVWLGPAIGPAHFEVGDEVREAFLTTETKAACAFKDIGPGKWLADIYRLARLQLTALGVEHIYGGDLCTVADERRFYSYRRDGAATGRMASLIWRD; encoded by the coding sequence ATGAACTGGATCAAGCCTGATTGGCCGCTGCCGCCGCATGTGCATGCGGCAACCACCCTGCGTGGCGGCGGTGTCAGTACGGGATCTTACGCCAGCCTGAATCCGGCCGCTCACGTCGACGACATTGCCGAGCACGTAACGGTCAACCGGCAAATCATCCGCGACATGCTGCAACTGCCGGCGGAACCGGTTTGGTTGCAACAGGTGCATGGCACCCGTGTCGTCAAAGCCGATCAGGTTGATAAATTGGAAGAAGCGGATGCCAGCTACACCGATCAGGTCGCCACGGTCTGCGCGGTGCTGACGGCGGATTGCCTGCCAGTGCTATTTTGCGGCGATGGCGGTGACGTGATTGGTGCGGCTCATGCCGGCTGGCGAGGCTTGCAGGCAGGCGTAATCGCGCAAACCCTGGCGGTTATGAGCTGCCGCGAAATGATGGTTTGGCTGGGGCCTGCGATAGGGCCGGCTCATTTCGAAGTCGGCGACGAGGTGCGTGAGGCTTTCCTCACCACCGAGACCAAGGCGGCCTGCGCATTTAAAGACATTGGTCCGGGCAAATGGCTGGCCGATATTTACCGGCTGGCTCGCTTGCAATTGACGGCGCTGGGTGTCGAGCACATCTACGGCGGCGATTTGTGTACGGTTGCCGATGAGCGGCGTTTTTATTCCTATCGTCGCGACGGCGCCGCTACCGGCCGCATGGCCAGCCTGATCTGGAGAGATTAA
- a CDS encoding ZIP family metal transporter: MSVLLLIVIFTAIGGILSVMAAGAFLLLPEQHRQQVLPHGISFAIGALLTGAFCGLIPHAFEDVAADEIPMLSSTILAGILLFFILEKLLVWRHCHSHACEAHGEDSHDDQHDHKTHNDHGRRVAGMFIILGDSIHNFVDGVLIGAAFLTDVQLGIVTSLAVAAHEIPQEVGDFAILLHSGYTRVKALLYNVLASLATVIGGMLAYFSLGDLHHILPYFLTLAASSFIYIAVADLIPSLHHKTDLKTSLQQISFILAGVLLILAMQNIAHRFEGKLENHAAQTRA, encoded by the coding sequence TTGAGTGTGTTGTTATTGATCGTAATTTTTACCGCGATTGGCGGGATTCTCAGTGTCATGGCGGCTGGCGCGTTTTTGTTGCTGCCGGAACAGCATAGGCAACAGGTGTTACCGCACGGTATCAGCTTTGCGATTGGGGCGTTATTGACCGGCGCATTTTGCGGGCTGATTCCGCATGCGTTTGAAGATGTGGCTGCGGATGAAATCCCTATGCTGTCGTCGACGATATTGGCCGGTATTCTGCTGTTCTTTATCCTGGAGAAATTGCTGGTCTGGCGGCATTGCCATTCCCACGCCTGCGAGGCGCACGGGGAAGATTCGCATGACGATCAGCATGATCACAAGACTCATAACGACCATGGCCGCCGAGTGGCGGGGATGTTCATCATTCTGGGCGATAGCATCCATAATTTTGTCGACGGCGTCTTGATCGGCGCGGCGTTTTTGACCGATGTCCAGCTTGGCATCGTTACCAGTCTGGCGGTGGCCGCGCACGAAATTCCCCAGGAGGTCGGCGATTTCGCGATATTGCTGCATAGTGGCTATACGCGCGTAAAAGCCTTGCTGTACAACGTACTGGCCAGTCTGGCGACGGTGATTGGCGGCATGCTGGCCTATTTCAGCCTGGGCGATTTGCATCATATCCTGCCCTATTTTCTGACGCTTGCCGCCTCCAGTTTTATTTACATTGCGGTTGCGGATTTGATTCCCTCTTTGCATCACAAGACCGATCTGAAAACCTCGCTGCAGCAGATTAGCTTCATCTTGGCAGGGGTGTTGCTGATTCTAGCGATGCAAAATATCGCGCATCGTTTCGAAGGCAAGCTTGAAAACCACGCGGCCCAAACGCGGGCCTGA
- a CDS encoding symmetrical bis(5'-nucleosyl)-tetraphosphatase, with protein MAIYAIGDIQGCYDELRRLLDVISFDPAQDTLWLAGDLVNRGPHSLETLRFIKGLGDAAISVLGNHDLHLIATVVSLAKTGKKDTLGPILRAEDRDELIDWLRKQRLFYYNEHYCMLHAGLPPQWDFAQTKAMAEEVEQVIGGDDYELFFRSMYGNKPVIWQDDLSRTEKLRFAVNCFTRLRYCTLGGELDFHHKGPPGSQPAHLLPWFTVPGRKSTDMRIIFGHWSTLGYYEGNNVYSIDTGCLWGGELTALKLEPRPERIGIPCSCAQKPGVDD; from the coding sequence ATGGCGATTTATGCGATTGGTGACATTCAAGGGTGTTACGACGAATTACGCAGACTGCTGGATGTCATAAGCTTCGACCCAGCCCAAGATACGCTCTGGCTGGCCGGCGATTTGGTCAATCGCGGCCCGCATTCCTTGGAAACCTTGCGCTTCATCAAAGGCTTGGGAGACGCAGCGATTAGCGTGTTGGGCAATCACGACCTACATCTGATTGCCACAGTGGTTTCGTTGGCGAAAACCGGCAAAAAGGATACCTTGGGCCCCATTTTGCGCGCAGAAGATCGCGATGAGTTGATCGATTGGCTGCGCAAACAAAGGCTGTTTTATTACAACGAACACTATTGCATGTTGCATGCCGGTCTGCCGCCGCAATGGGACTTTGCCCAAACCAAAGCCATGGCCGAAGAGGTGGAACAGGTCATTGGGGGCGATGATTACGAACTTTTCTTCCGTTCGATGTACGGCAACAAGCCGGTAATCTGGCAGGATGATTTATCTAGGACGGAAAAACTGCGTTTTGCCGTCAACTGCTTTACCCGTTTGCGCTATTGCACGCTGGGCGGCGAACTGGACTTTCACCACAAGGGGCCTCCCGGCAGCCAGCCTGCTCATTTGCTGCCTTGGTTCACGGTCCCAGGCCGCAAAAGCACTGACATGCGTATCATTTTCGGCCATTGGTCGACTCTGGGCTATTACGAAGGAAACAATGTTTATTCGATCGATACCGGCTGCCTGTGGGGCGGGGAACTAACCGCGCTGAAATTGGAGCCAAGGCCGGAAAGGATCGGCATACCCTGCTCATGCGCGCAAAAGCCCGGCGTTGATGACTAA
- the mpl gene encoding UDP-N-acetylmuramate:L-alanyl-gamma-D-glutamyl-meso-diaminopimelate ligase yields MSSQQKPLHIHILGICGTFMGGLALIARELGYTVSGSDQNVYPPMSTQLEEQGIRLMNGYKAENLDDTPDLVVIGNALSRGNPEVEAVLNRGLRYTSGPQWLAEHVLQNKWVLGVAGTHGKTTTTSMLNWILEFNGFKPGFLIGGIPLNFGISARLGESDFFVIEADEYDCAFFDKRSKFVHYRPRTAILNNLEYDHADIFENLDAIKKQFHHLVRTIPGEGLIITPACERHVAEVLEMGCWTPVVKTSIAGEGDWRAELLQSDGSRFEVYFADQHQGTVDWALTGQHNVYNALSAIAAARHIGIAAADAMLALKRFQNVKRRMEVIVRKDGITVYDDFAHHPTAIKTTLDGLRKQVGNDKILAIVEPRSNTMRLGVHTESLAKSLAEANQAIIYQPENLGWDLSQLLQHADNIQIRSDLEAIIDTIKAEAGGVCHVLLMSNGSFGGIYQRLKAELN; encoded by the coding sequence ATGAGCTCACAGCAAAAACCATTACATATCCATATCTTAGGCATCTGCGGCACCTTCATGGGCGGCCTGGCCCTGATTGCGCGCGAACTGGGTTACACCGTCAGCGGCTCGGATCAAAACGTCTATCCGCCGATGAGCACGCAACTCGAAGAGCAAGGCATCCGCTTGATGAACGGCTACAAAGCCGAAAATCTGGATGATACCCCCGATCTGGTCGTGATCGGCAATGCGCTGTCGCGCGGCAATCCGGAAGTCGAGGCGGTGCTGAATCGAGGGCTGCGCTATACCTCCGGCCCGCAATGGTTGGCCGAACATGTGCTGCAAAACAAATGGGTGCTGGGCGTAGCCGGCACGCACGGCAAAACCACCACGACCAGCATGTTAAACTGGATCTTGGAGTTCAATGGTTTCAAGCCGGGCTTTCTGATCGGCGGCATTCCCCTGAATTTCGGCATCTCGGCACGACTGGGAGAATCGGATTTTTTTGTCATCGAAGCCGACGAATACGACTGCGCCTTTTTCGATAAACGCTCCAAATTCGTGCATTACCGCCCGCGCACCGCGATTTTGAATAACCTGGAATACGATCACGCCGATATTTTCGAAAACCTGGACGCCATCAAAAAGCAATTTCATCACTTGGTGCGCACGATTCCCGGCGAAGGCCTGATCATCACGCCTGCCTGCGAACGGCATGTCGCCGAAGTGCTGGAAATGGGATGCTGGACGCCTGTCGTCAAAACGTCGATAGCTGGCGAAGGCGATTGGCGTGCGGAATTGTTGCAAAGCGATGGCAGTCGTTTCGAGGTTTATTTTGCCGACCAGCATCAAGGCACGGTGGATTGGGCGCTGACCGGGCAACATAACGTATATAACGCCTTATCGGCGATTGCCGCGGCCCGTCATATCGGCATCGCGGCCGCGGACGCGATGCTGGCTTTAAAACGGTTTCAAAACGTCAAACGCCGCATGGAAGTGATCGTGCGTAAAGACGGTATCACGGTCTATGATGATTTTGCCCATCATCCGACCGCGATCAAGACCACGCTGGACGGTTTGCGCAAACAAGTGGGCAACGACAAGATACTCGCCATCGTCGAGCCACGTTCCAACACCATGCGTTTGGGTGTGCATACCGAGTCGTTGGCAAAGTCGCTGGCCGAAGCGAATCAGGCGATCATTTATCAACCGGAAAATCTGGGGTGGGATTTGAGCCAATTACTCCAGCACGCCGACAACATTCAGATCCGCAGCGACTTGGAAGCCATCATCGATACCATCAAGGCCGAAGCGGGCGGCGTTTGCCATGTCCTGCTGATGAGCAACGGCAGTTTCGGCGGGATTTATCAGCGCTTGAAAGCCGAGTTGAATTGA
- the apaG gene encoding Co2+/Mg2+ efflux protein ApaG, giving the protein MSEKNKVLVEAKPYYIEAQSSPEQNRFVFAYTITITNVGSVPARLLTRHWLITDANGKVQEVNGEGVVGEHPHLHPGDSFRYTSAAMIETPVGVMQGKYQMVSDTGENFSAAIPKFTLSIPRTLH; this is encoded by the coding sequence ATGAGCGAAAAAAACAAAGTTTTAGTTGAGGCCAAACCCTATTACATCGAAGCCCAATCCTCGCCGGAGCAAAACCGTTTTGTGTTTGCTTACACCATCACCATTACCAACGTCGGCTCGGTGCCGGCCAGGCTATTGACGCGGCATTGGCTGATCACGGATGCCAATGGCAAAGTCCAAGAGGTCAACGGCGAAGGCGTGGTCGGTGAACATCCGCATTTGCATCCGGGCGATTCCTTCCGTTATACCAGCGCGGCAATGATAGAAACACCCGTCGGGGTCATGCAGGGCAAATATCAAATGGTGTCGGATACCGGTGAAAACTTTAGCGCCGCCATTCCCAAGTTTACCTTGTCCATTCCCAGAACGCTGCACTGA